The Hymenobacter sp. 5317J-9 genome has a window encoding:
- a CDS encoding tetratricopeptide repeat protein produces MNKRLAKAAATLASGLVLLAAGPPAASDTARVRDLLRQSQDLLRAGQNDAAQPLLLQARDLARRTHFAAGEVESLRVLGKAELVHGSFAEARAYLTQAVTLARRTSGQPGLADVLLTLGQVANEQDDYPGALRACEEALRLYHARGAVRDEARTRNGLGIIYSSRGDFPRALAMLLPALRQTQQLGDSALQANCLTNLGNVYFRHNDARQALHYFEQALPLVRHRPDQGALADCLTNLAAAHQQLGEFKQAEPFYQQAIAVSEQAGERAQLGVVLSDYAQLLTDQRRLPAAQATLERARALLENSGDVGTLAATLVALGQLHSKLGHAAEAEAQARRALALATSVQDWSVQESSGALLAGLLKRRGDYRQALQYTELAQAAHDTVFSQSKAEEMGRLQGDFQLSQERERAQGLARTGEAQQQRLQAQQRQLWGLGLGLGVVAAAGLALWRLNRLLGRKNQQIEAQRAELTELNATKDRLFSIIGHDLRGPLHSLHAFVELLAGPPLPPDKLAQYTQRLTRTLDHTLALLENLLNWAALQMRAAGPPRPEPLDLAALVEENIGLLAAAAEASQVSVVHHLTGDECAWADPAAARLVLRNLLANAIKFTPAGGTVQVSARREGAAWQLAVADTGRGLPEPTPWQELRPESLPCRAGEGGQARSTGLGLLLSRDVLARNGGRLWVASAGPGQGTTFALSLPVAEPVAASEAVG; encoded by the coding sequence TTGAACAAGCGGCTGGCGAAAGCGGCGGCCACGCTGGCCAGCGGGCTGGTGCTGCTGGCCGCGGGGCCGCCTGCCGCGTCCGACACCGCCCGGGTGCGCGACCTGCTGCGCCAAAGCCAGGACCTGCTGCGCGCCGGCCAGAACGACGCCGCCCAGCCGCTGCTGCTGCAAGCTCGCGACCTGGCCCGCCGCACCCATTTCGCGGCCGGCGAAGTGGAAAGCCTGCGCGTGCTGGGCAAAGCCGAGCTGGTGCACGGCAGCTTTGCCGAAGCCCGCGCCTACCTGACCCAAGCCGTGACCTTGGCCCGGCGCACTTCCGGTCAGCCCGGCCTGGCCGACGTGCTCCTGACCTTGGGCCAAGTGGCCAACGAGCAAGACGACTACCCCGGCGCCCTGCGCGCCTGCGAAGAAGCCCTGCGGCTGTACCACGCCCGCGGCGCCGTGCGCGACGAGGCCCGGACCCGCAACGGCCTGGGCATTATTTACAGCAGCCGCGGCGACTTCCCGCGGGCGCTGGCCATGCTGCTGCCGGCCTTGCGCCAAACCCAGCAACTGGGCGACAGCGCCCTGCAGGCCAACTGCCTCACCAACCTGGGCAACGTCTATTTTCGGCACAACGACGCGCGACAAGCCCTGCATTATTTCGAGCAGGCCCTGCCGTTGGTGCGCCACCGGCCCGACCAGGGCGCGCTGGCCGACTGCCTGACCAACCTGGCCGCTGCGCATCAGCAGCTGGGCGAATTCAAGCAGGCCGAACCCTTCTATCAGCAAGCCATTGCCGTGTCGGAGCAGGCCGGCGAGCGGGCCCAGCTGGGCGTAGTGCTGAGCGATTACGCCCAGCTGCTCACCGACCAGCGGCGCCTGCCTGCCGCGCAGGCCACGCTGGAACGGGCGCGCGCGTTGCTGGAAAATTCCGGCGACGTCGGCACCCTGGCTGCCACGCTGGTGGCGCTGGGGCAGCTGCACAGCAAGCTCGGCCACGCGGCCGAGGCCGAAGCCCAGGCCCGCCGCGCCCTGGCCCTGGCCACGTCCGTTCAGGATTGGAGCGTGCAGGAATCAAGCGGGGCGCTGCTGGCCGGCCTGCTCAAGCGCCGCGGCGACTACCGCCAGGCGCTGCAGTACACCGAGCTGGCCCAGGCCGCGCACGATACCGTGTTTTCGCAATCCAAGGCCGAGGAAATGGGGCGGCTGCAGGGCGATTTTCAACTCAGCCAGGAGCGCGAGCGGGCCCAAGGTCTGGCCCGCACCGGCGAGGCCCAGCAGCAGCGCCTGCAGGCCCAGCAGCGCCAGCTCTGGGGCCTGGGGCTGGGCCTGGGCGTGGTGGCCGCCGCGGGGCTGGCCCTGTGGCGCCTCAACCGCCTGTTGGGCCGCAAAAACCAGCAAATTGAGGCGCAGCGGGCCGAGCTCACCGAGCTGAACGCGACCAAAGACCGGTTGTTTTCCATCATTGGGCACGACCTGCGCGGGCCGCTGCACTCGCTCCACGCCTTTGTGGAGCTGTTGGCCGGCCCCCCGCTGCCGCCCGATAAGCTGGCCCAGTACACCCAGCGCCTCACCCGCACCCTCGACCACACCCTGGCGCTGCTGGAAAACCTGCTGAACTGGGCCGCGCTGCAAATGCGGGCCGCCGGCCCACCTCGCCCCGAACCCCTGGACCTGGCCGCCCTGGTGGAAGAAAACATCGGCCTGCTGGCCGCGGCTGCCGAGGCGTCCCAGGTGAGCGTGGTGCACCACCTCACGGGCGACGAATGCGCCTGGGCCGACCCCGCCGCCGCGCGCCTGGTGCTGCGCAACCTGCTGGCCAACGCCATCAAGTTCACGCCGGCGGGCGGCACGGTGCAGGTATCGGCCCGGCGCGAGGGCGCCGCCTGGCAGCTGGCCGTGGCCGATACCGGCCGCGGCTTGCCCGAGCCCACGCCCTGGCAGGAGCTGCGCCCCGAAAGCCTGCCGTGCCGCGCCGGCGAGGGCGGCCAGGCCCGCAGCACCGGCCTGGGCCTGCTGCTGAGCCGCGACGTGCTGGCGCGCAACGGCGGCCGGCTGTGGGTGGCCAGCGCCGGACCCGGCCAGGGCACCACGTTTGCCCTAAGCCTGCCCGTGGCCGAGCCCGTGGCCGCGTCGGAAGCCGTTGGTTAA
- a CDS encoding DUF4097 family beta strand repeat-containing protein, which translates to MKTLLSAFVLSLAALSANAQTTAEPQFNMSCDEGNWGRNSGESKRYCETRDLTMSAPAGQPLAIEGGANGGITVHGWSGANVRIRAKVTSWASTEAEAQSRVKAVSISAASNTLRATSTDKDEQYSVSYEVFVPRQTALTLNTLNGGIHIENMQSEVKFHATNGGVSLDNLGGQVTGQTVNGGLSINLSGKQWEGKGLDVATTNGGIRWRVPQDYSAQLFTSTNMGNIRANFPVTKTGFLRRELATSLGKGGAQVKAVTTNGGVSVEQSRD; encoded by the coding sequence ATGAAAACCCTTCTTTCTGCATTCGTTCTATCCCTGGCTGCTCTTTCAGCCAACGCCCAAACCACCGCTGAGCCGCAGTTCAACATGAGCTGCGACGAAGGCAATTGGGGCCGCAATAGCGGCGAAAGCAAGCGCTACTGCGAAACCCGCGACCTGACGATGAGCGCGCCCGCCGGCCAGCCGCTGGCCATCGAGGGCGGCGCCAACGGCGGCATCACGGTGCACGGCTGGTCGGGCGCTAACGTCCGCATCCGGGCCAAGGTGACGAGCTGGGCCAGCACCGAGGCAGAAGCGCAGAGCCGCGTGAAAGCCGTGAGCATCAGTGCTGCCAGCAATACGTTGCGGGCCACATCCACCGATAAAGACGAGCAGTACAGCGTGAGCTACGAGGTGTTTGTGCCCCGCCAGACGGCTCTGACGCTTAACACCCTGAACGGCGGCATTCACATCGAGAATATGCAGTCGGAGGTGAAATTTCACGCCACCAACGGCGGCGTCTCGCTGGACAACCTGGGCGGGCAGGTGACGGGCCAGACCGTGAACGGCGGCCTCAGCATCAACCTGAGCGGCAAGCAGTGGGAGGGCAAAGGCCTCGACGTGGCCACCACCAACGGCGGCATTCGCTGGCGTGTGCCGCAGGACTACTCGGCCCAGCTGTTTACGAGCACCAACATGGGGAATATCCGGGCCAATTTCCCCGTCACCAAAACGGGCTTTCTGCGCCGCGAGCTGGCCACCAGCCTGGGCAAAGGCGGCGCCCAGGTGAAGGCCGTGACAACTAATGGCGGCGTGAGCGTGGAGCAAAGCCGCGACTAG
- a CDS encoding arginase family protein, which translates to MPVFLRDLIRPAAELPDADVCLVGLPLDFGTVLEGGRAGAAGAPDAMRRELRRYHKTYNLEHNVSFDALRIADAGNLRLRQADHAANHAEIRAQLAALLRQYPRVLVLGGSHDGTYSTVRGLVDANDGRPVGGINFDAHADVKDKPGLISSGTPFGKLLREGFVPGERFTEIGLHSNLNTREDIEFLHQQQAHIVPLAHVQKDGMDLYASRALSRATSGGPAFVSFDIDGCAEAYAPAVSAPSADGFTPRQAVEAAFLAGQKEAVRLFEVVEFNPHFDRDNQTARLCATIITAYLTGVASQVA; encoded by the coding sequence ATGCCCGTTTTTCTCCGCGACCTCATTCGCCCCGCCGCCGAGCTGCCCGACGCCGACGTGTGCCTCGTGGGCTTGCCCCTCGATTTTGGCACCGTGCTGGAAGGCGGCCGGGCCGGTGCCGCCGGCGCCCCCGACGCCATGCGCCGCGAGCTGCGCCGCTACCACAAGACTTACAACCTGGAGCACAACGTCAGCTTCGATGCCCTGCGCATTGCCGACGCCGGCAACCTCCGCCTTCGCCAGGCTGACCACGCTGCCAACCACGCCGAAATTCGTGCGCAGCTGGCCGCACTGCTGCGGCAATACCCGCGCGTGCTGGTGCTGGGCGGCTCCCACGACGGTACCTATTCAACCGTGCGCGGGCTGGTGGATGCCAACGACGGCCGGCCAGTGGGCGGCATCAATTTCGACGCCCACGCCGACGTGAAAGACAAGCCCGGCCTCATCAGCAGCGGCACGCCCTTCGGCAAGCTGCTGCGCGAGGGCTTCGTGCCGGGCGAGCGGTTCACCGAAATCGGCCTGCATTCCAACCTCAACACCCGCGAGGACATCGAGTTTCTGCACCAGCAGCAGGCGCACATTGTGCCGCTGGCCCACGTCCAGAAGGACGGGATGGACTTGTATGCCAGCCGCGCCCTGAGCCGGGCCACTTCGGGTGGCCCGGCCTTTGTGAGCTTCGACATTGATGGCTGCGCCGAGGCGTATGCGCCGGCGGTGTCGGCACCCAGCGCCGATGGCTTCACTCCCCGCCAGGCGGTGGAGGCAGCTTTCCTGGCGGGGCAAAAAGAGGCGGTCCGGCTGTTCGAAGTCGTGGAGTTTAATCCCCATTTCGACCGCGACAACCAGACCGCCCGTTTGTGTGCCACCATCATCACGGCCTATTTAACCGGGGTGGCCAGTCAGGTGGCGTAA
- a CDS encoding carboxypeptidase-like regulatory domain-containing protein: MLSRLFLLLIFTLPFIPDSFAQTVRLQGRVVAASGQPVPFASVGVKGKSIGSTADETGRFAFAAPATLANADSVIISCVGFRSLALTVEQLRRPEAVWTLQPLSHLLQEVQVRRPHMQPGFLGCRSAFSPMQWTTDSAADVREMRGWELATMVRVRKNSFVDSFRVYFAHNEFRSLRLRFLLYDMQHGKPDRLLVADDIQFRVPNQRTGWVGLDLRRYNLHLTKGQTVAAGIQWLQGEKATPNSQRLSGPVLMPTLINRTLIRQKSQAHWEKYAANVSMYLAVQQYE, translated from the coding sequence ATGCTTTCACGCCTTTTTCTGTTGCTGATTTTCACACTCCCTTTCATCCCTGATTCTTTCGCCCAAACCGTGCGGCTGCAAGGTCGCGTGGTGGCCGCCTCGGGCCAGCCGGTGCCGTTTGCCAGCGTTGGCGTGAAGGGCAAATCCATCGGCTCGACGGCCGACGAAACGGGACGCTTTGCCTTTGCGGCCCCTGCTACCCTGGCCAATGCCGATTCGGTCATTATTTCCTGCGTGGGCTTTCGCTCGCTGGCTCTCACAGTGGAGCAGCTGCGTCGGCCCGAGGCCGTATGGACGCTGCAGCCCCTGAGCCACCTGCTGCAGGAGGTGCAGGTGCGCCGGCCACACATGCAGCCAGGCTTTCTGGGCTGTCGGAGCGCCTTCTCGCCCATGCAGTGGACCACCGACAGCGCCGCCGACGTGCGCGAAATGCGCGGTTGGGAACTAGCCACCATGGTGCGCGTGCGCAAAAACAGCTTCGTCGATAGTTTCCGGGTGTACTTCGCCCACAACGAGTTTCGCTCCTTGCGCCTGCGCTTCCTGCTCTACGACATGCAGCACGGCAAACCCGACCGCCTCCTGGTGGCCGACGACATCCAATTCAGGGTACCGAACCAACGCACCGGTTGGGTAGGCCTCGACCTGCGCCGCTACAATCTGCACCTCACCAAGGGCCAGACCGTGGCGGCCGGCATACAGTGGCTGCAAGGCGAAAAAGCCACGCCCAACAGCCAGCGCCTGAGCGGCCCGGTCCTGATGCCCACGTTGATAAACCGCACCCTCATCCGCCAGAAAAGCCAGGCCCACTGGGAAAAATACGCCGCCAACGTGAGCATGTACTTGGCGGTGCAGCAGTACGAGTAG
- a CDS encoding MBL fold metallo-hydrolase, giving the protein MDTVAAGVTQLRIQRFVNVYFVETGTPGEWVLVDTGLPGSEKTIIAAADKLFYPGTRPEAILLTHGHLDHLGSARELADHWKVPVVAHPLELPYLTGKAQYPPRDPTVGGSLAFMSRFFPSQLPNLEERVQALNTDDPAAPFLMNWRWLHVPGHAPGQLAFFRPADGTLLGADAFATCHHDSVPAVLLGLPKISRAGTPFNYDWEAARTSVQTLADLEPKAIGCGHGPVITGTAAAAGLRALADNYPVPSHGRYVHEPARTDASGVEHLPPAPKDKLPLQAAIFGAGLLAAGAAWLLSGGRRQSRKANAQHRAYSTALKKSKGYQSPPVPPLYRGGVGD; this is encoded by the coding sequence ATGGATACAGTAGCCGCCGGTGTCACCCAGCTGCGCATTCAGCGCTTTGTCAATGTCTACTTCGTCGAAACCGGCACCCCCGGTGAGTGGGTGCTCGTCGACACCGGCCTGCCGGGCAGTGAAAAAACCATCATCGCCGCCGCCGACAAGCTTTTCTACCCCGGCACCCGCCCCGAAGCCATCCTGCTCACCCACGGCCACCTCGACCACCTCGGCTCGGCCCGCGAGCTGGCCGACCACTGGAAGGTGCCCGTGGTGGCCCATCCCCTGGAGCTGCCCTACCTCACCGGCAAGGCCCAATACCCGCCGCGCGACCCTACCGTGGGCGGCTCCCTGGCCTTCATGAGCCGCTTTTTCCCCTCGCAGCTGCCCAACCTGGAAGAGCGGGTGCAGGCCCTCAACACCGACGACCCGGCTGCCCCTTTCCTCATGAACTGGCGCTGGCTGCACGTGCCCGGCCATGCCCCCGGCCAACTGGCCTTCTTCCGGCCCGCCGACGGCACCCTGCTCGGGGCCGATGCCTTTGCCACCTGCCACCACGACTCGGTGCCCGCCGTGCTGCTGGGTCTGCCCAAAATCAGCCGCGCCGGCACCCCATTCAATTACGATTGGGAAGCGGCGCGCACCTCGGTGCAGACGCTGGCCGATTTGGAGCCCAAAGCCATTGGCTGCGGCCACGGCCCGGTCATTACGGGGACGGCAGCGGCCGCCGGCTTGCGCGCCCTGGCCGATAATTATCCCGTGCCCAGCCACGGCCGCTACGTGCACGAGCCCGCCCGCACCGACGCCAGCGGCGTGGAGCACCTCCCGCCCGCGCCCAAAGACAAGCTACCCCTGCAGGCGGCCATTTTCGGGGCGGGCCTGCTGGCGGCCGGCGCGGCCTGGCTGCTCTCCGGCGGACGGCGCCAGTCGCGCAAAGCCAATGCCCAGCACCGCGCCTATTCCACAGCATTGAAAAAGTCAAAAGGCTACCAGTCGCCGCCCGTTCCCCCGCTGTATCGCGGCGGCGTGGGTGACTAA
- the hutU gene encoding urocanate hydratase — translation MTPTATPTAELNLEANSLSTATGAAPQKPDGKRPMFYEFKPTETVKAKHGTELRCKTWEAEAALRMLENNLDPAVSLVYDELIVYGGAGRAARNWKEYQTIVKTLQELEADETMLVQSGKAVGVLKTWPHAPRVLIANSNIVPAWSTQEYFDELDKMGLMMYGQMTAGSWIYIATQGILQGTYETFAAMADQHFGGSLRGTITVTAGLGGMSGAQPLAVTMNDGVCLVIEPIDERVKQKVREGYVDEQARDLTHALELCEQAKADGKGWSVGLTGNAATVLPRLLELGFQADIVTDQTSAHDLMDYIPEGEIGEVLALKTENPEEFKKQALASIVKHVEAILEMQRRGTVAVDYGNNLRGQAEKGGLNVRDENGQFLYPGFVPGYIRPLFCEGKGPFRWAALSGDPQDILRIDRALLETFPDNKMLARWIEKAQAKVPFIGLPARVCWLGYGEREKFGLVINDLVARGEVSAPIVIGRDHLDCGSVASPNRETEGMKDGSDAVADWPLLNALANCASGADWVSLHNGGGVGIGNSTHSGMVIVATGTPEKAERLRRVLTTDPGMGIFRHADAGYELAQDVARERGAKIPGMK, via the coding sequence ATGACGCCCACCGCTACGCCCACGGCCGAGCTCAACCTCGAAGCCAACTCCCTCTCCACCGCCACCGGCGCTGCCCCGCAAAAGCCCGACGGCAAGCGCCCCATGTTCTACGAGTTCAAGCCCACCGAAACGGTGAAGGCCAAGCACGGCACCGAGCTGCGCTGCAAAACCTGGGAAGCCGAAGCTGCCTTGCGCATGCTGGAAAACAACCTCGACCCCGCCGTTTCGCTGGTGTACGACGAGCTGATTGTGTACGGCGGTGCCGGCCGCGCCGCCCGCAACTGGAAGGAATACCAGACCATCGTGAAGACCCTACAGGAGCTGGAAGCCGACGAAACCATGCTGGTGCAGAGCGGCAAGGCCGTGGGCGTGCTCAAAACCTGGCCCCACGCCCCGCGCGTGCTCATCGCCAACAGCAACATCGTGCCCGCCTGGAGCACCCAGGAATACTTCGACGAGCTCGACAAAATGGGCCTGATGATGTACGGCCAAATGACGGCCGGCTCCTGGATTTACATCGCCACCCAAGGCATCTTGCAGGGCACTTATGAGACGTTTGCGGCCATGGCCGACCAGCACTTCGGCGGCAGCCTGCGCGGCACCATCACCGTCACGGCGGGCTTGGGCGGCATGAGCGGCGCCCAGCCCCTGGCCGTGACCATGAACGACGGCGTGTGCCTCGTCATCGAGCCCATCGACGAGCGGGTGAAGCAGAAAGTGCGCGAAGGCTACGTGGACGAGCAGGCCCGCGACCTCACCCATGCCCTGGAGCTATGCGAACAGGCCAAAGCTGACGGCAAAGGCTGGTCGGTGGGCCTCACCGGCAACGCCGCCACGGTGCTGCCGCGCCTGCTGGAGCTGGGCTTCCAGGCTGACATCGTGACCGACCAAACCTCGGCCCACGACCTGATGGACTACATCCCCGAAGGCGAAATAGGGGAGGTGCTGGCCTTGAAAACGGAGAATCCTGAGGAGTTCAAGAAGCAGGCGCTGGCGTCCATCGTGAAGCACGTGGAGGCCATTCTGGAGATGCAGCGCCGCGGCACCGTCGCCGTGGACTACGGCAACAACCTGCGCGGCCAGGCCGAAAAAGGCGGCCTGAACGTGCGCGACGAAAACGGCCAGTTCCTGTACCCCGGCTTTGTGCCCGGCTACATTCGCCCGCTGTTTTGCGAGGGCAAGGGACCTTTCCGCTGGGCAGCCCTCAGCGGCGACCCGCAGGATATTCTGCGCATCGACCGCGCCCTGCTCGAAACCTTCCCCGACAACAAGATGCTGGCCCGCTGGATTGAGAAGGCCCAGGCCAAAGTACCCTTCATTGGCCTGCCGGCCCGCGTGTGCTGGCTCGGCTATGGCGAGCGCGAAAAGTTCGGCCTTGTCATCAACGACCTCGTGGCGCGGGGCGAAGTCTCGGCCCCCATCGTCATCGGCCGCGACCACCTCGACTGCGGCTCCGTCGCCTCGCCCAACCGCGAAACCGAAGGCATGAAGGACGGCTCCGACGCCGTGGCCGACTGGCCCCTGCTCAACGCCCTGGCCAACTGCGCCAGCGGCGCCGACTGGGTGAGCCTGCACAACGGCGGCGGCGTGGGCATCGGCAACAGCACCCACTCCGGCATGGTGATAGTGGCGACAGGAACCCCCGAAAAAGCCGAGCGCCTGCGCCGCGTCCTCACCACCGACCCCGGCATGGGCATCTTCCGCCACGCCGACGCCGGCTACGAGCTGGCCCAGGACGTGGCCCGCGAGCGAGGCGCCAAAATTCCGGGCATGAAGTAA
- a CDS encoding acyltransferase: MATASVGAGPHPLAYRPGLDAVRAVGILLVILGHWTHPRFPISNMGSMTFFVLSGYFISGIIWKQKVYVGAPGGWPRRLGIFYLRRLTRTLPPYYVSLLVGAALPLATLHEYPLWFIVPVSNQLFYHLQHWGEGVGHYWTMAVDEQFYLLWPVALAVLPKRLRWLSLVLLSGLAFRYVWGYWVHPGASLVLALMPSCLDMFAAGALLRHAEQQPWVRRFAHFRWVAVGWLAWAAVWLLLYVNEAHEMWSLVYPTAGCLPAALTLNWALHQPTRPPSENRVLALLRWVGQRSYGIYLYHLMLPVFYQRAVYRLFPSTEARHFWLGPLPTVVFLLPLVFVLAWASWVWLEAPLNRWKNKLEYQRA; encoded by the coding sequence GTGGCCACGGCATCGGTGGGCGCGGGCCCGCACCCGCTGGCGTACCGCCCGGGGCTGGACGCGGTGCGGGCCGTGGGCATCCTGCTGGTCATTCTGGGGCACTGGACGCACCCGCGGTTTCCCATCAGCAACATGGGCAGCATGACGTTTTTCGTGCTGAGCGGCTACTTCATTTCCGGCATCATCTGGAAACAGAAGGTGTACGTAGGCGCGCCGGGCGGCTGGCCGCGCCGGCTGGGCATTTTCTATTTGCGCCGGCTTACGCGCACGCTGCCACCGTATTACGTTTCGCTGCTGGTGGGCGCGGCCTTGCCCCTGGCCACCTTGCACGAGTACCCGCTGTGGTTCATCGTGCCGGTTTCCAACCAGCTCTTCTACCACCTGCAGCACTGGGGTGAAGGCGTGGGCCACTACTGGACCATGGCCGTGGATGAGCAGTTTTACCTACTGTGGCCCGTGGCCCTGGCCGTGCTGCCCAAGCGCCTGCGCTGGCTAAGCCTGGTGCTGCTGAGCGGCCTGGCGTTTCGCTACGTGTGGGGTTATTGGGTGCACCCGGGCGCGTCATTGGTACTGGCCCTGATGCCCTCCTGTCTCGACATGTTTGCGGCCGGGGCCCTGCTGCGCCACGCCGAGCAGCAGCCCTGGGTGCGACGCTTTGCGCATTTTCGCTGGGTGGCCGTGGGCTGGCTGGCCTGGGCGGCAGTGTGGCTGCTGTTGTACGTGAATGAAGCCCACGAAATGTGGAGCCTCGTGTACCCTACTGCCGGCTGCTTGCCGGCCGCTCTCACGCTCAACTGGGCCTTGCACCAGCCCACGCGCCCTCCTTCTGAAAACCGGGTCCTGGCATTGCTCCGCTGGGTAGGCCAGCGCAGCTACGGCATTTATCTGTACCATCTTATGCTGCCGGTTTTTTATCAGCGGGCCGTGTATCGGCTGTTCCCCAGCACGGAGGCGCGACACTTCTGGCTGGGGCCATTGCCTACGGTTGTGTTTCTCTTGCCACTGGTATTCGTGCTGGCTTGGGCATCGTGGGTGTGGCTGGAAGCCCCCCTCAACCGCTGGAAGAACAAGCTGGAATACCAGCGTGCTTAG
- a CDS encoding YebC/PmpR family DNA-binding transcriptional regulator: MGRAFEFRKGRKMKRWDRMSKDFTRIGKEIVMAVKESGPNPDTNARLRTAMQNAKGVNMPKDRVEAAIKRATGKDEKDYQEVVYEGYGPHGVAIVVETATDNPTRTVSNVRLYFNRNNGALGTAGSSDYTFTRKGVFKLDAAGLDRDELELELIDFGAEDVYETTEEDEHGAEHKYIVVESAFTDFGQLQKALEAKGLNVVSANLQRVPNATVSLTDEQAEEVLTLIEKFEEDEDVQAVYHTMG, encoded by the coding sequence ATGGGACGCGCGTTTGAATTTCGCAAAGGCCGCAAAATGAAGCGGTGGGACCGGATGTCGAAAGACTTCACCCGCATTGGCAAAGAAATCGTGATGGCCGTGAAAGAATCCGGCCCCAACCCCGACACCAACGCCCGCCTGCGCACCGCCATGCAGAACGCTAAAGGCGTGAACATGCCCAAGGACCGCGTGGAGGCCGCCATCAAGCGCGCCACCGGCAAGGACGAGAAAGACTACCAAGAAGTGGTGTACGAGGGCTACGGCCCGCACGGCGTGGCCATTGTGGTGGAAACCGCCACCGACAACCCCACCCGCACCGTGAGCAACGTGCGCCTGTATTTCAACCGCAACAACGGCGCCCTGGGCACGGCCGGCTCTTCGGACTACACCTTCACCCGCAAGGGCGTGTTCAAGCTCGACGCCGCCGGCCTCGACCGCGACGAGCTGGAGCTGGAGCTCATTGATTTCGGCGCCGAAGACGTGTACGAAACCACCGAGGAAGACGAGCACGGCGCCGAGCACAAATACATCGTGGTCGAGTCGGCCTTCACCGATTTCGGCCAGCTGCAGAAAGCCCTCGAAGCCAAGGGCCTGAACGTGGTGAGCGCCAACCTGCAGCGCGTGCCCAACGCCACCGTCAGCCTCACCGACGAGCAAGCCGAAGAAGTGCTCACCCTCATCGAAAAGTTTGAGGAAGACGAGGACGTGCAGGCCGTGTACCACACCATGGGCTAG
- a CDS encoding LytTR family DNA-binding domain-containing protein, with protein sequence MSPPFTCLVLDDDPLVSDLASSYVARIPALTLAGQYADALPAFEHLARIPVDLLITDIELPELNGLELVRALRRPPLVIFMTSHPEYALPTYDLDAVDFLVKPLRFERFLRAIDKALLQLRARAAEAASPPVAPVDENEAFFIRTELQYVKVRYADVSYVEAMRDFSKVHLADGTVHITLVNLKHMEDQLPASLFVRTHRSYLVNAGRIDAVAGQAVRVGNVEVPLGLTFRDAVLAQVVQQRLLSRHPHKPA encoded by the coding sequence ATGTCTCCGCCATTCACTTGCCTCGTCCTCGACGACGACCCACTGGTGAGCGACCTAGCGAGCAGCTACGTGGCGCGCATTCCGGCCCTCACGCTGGCCGGGCAGTACGCCGACGCCCTGCCCGCCTTCGAACACCTGGCCCGCATCCCCGTCGACCTGCTCATTACCGACATTGAGCTGCCCGAGCTTAACGGCCTAGAGCTGGTGCGGGCCCTGCGGCGGCCGCCGCTGGTCATTTTCATGACCTCCCACCCTGAATACGCCCTGCCGACTTACGACCTCGACGCCGTCGATTTCCTGGTGAAGCCCCTGCGTTTCGAGCGCTTTTTGCGGGCCATCGATAAAGCCCTGCTGCAGTTGCGGGCCCGGGCCGCCGAGGCCGCCAGCCCACCCGTTGCGCCCGTCGACGAAAACGAGGCCTTTTTCATTCGCACCGAGCTTCAGTATGTGAAGGTGCGCTACGCCGACGTGTCTTACGTGGAAGCCATGCGCGATTTCAGCAAGGTGCACCTTGCCGACGGCACCGTGCACATCACCCTGGTCAACCTCAAGCACATGGAAGACCAACTGCCGGCCAGCCTGTTTGTGCGCACGCACCGCTCCTATTTGGTGAATGCCGGCCGCATCGACGCCGTGGCCGGGCAGGCCGTGCGCGTGGGCAACGTGGAAGTGCCGCTGGGCCTCACCTTTCGGGATGCGGTGCTGGCGCAGGTGGTGCAGCAACGCCTGCTGAGCCGCCACCCCCACAAGCCCGCTTAA